One region of Campylobacter showae CSUNSWCD genomic DNA includes:
- the thiF gene encoding sulfur carrier protein ThiS adenylyltransferase ThiF yields the protein MKEITLNGAKFQVAANTMEELKNEALGDKNGEMYKFLAKFNASEPDIFILDGFATKENLELKDGSNVVFIRRGVMPGREVLKAMIASRNSPELNSALASGCVGVAGLGGLGSNIALSLARTGVAKLVLADFDVVEPSNLNRQQYFVRHIGMKKTDALKELIAEVNPFVEVVTHDVTLDASNVAEIFAPCGVICEAFDNVAGKAMMVNEAGASLRDKKIVGASGMAGYFSSNLIKTVKFARNVYLCGDLQNAAGVGQGLMAARVAICANHEANLAIRLLMGLEEV from the coding sequence ATGAAAGAAATAACGCTAAACGGAGCGAAATTTCAGGTCGCGGCAAACACGATGGAGGAGCTGAAAAACGAGGCTCTGGGCGATAAAAACGGCGAGATGTATAAATTTCTAGCTAAATTTAACGCGAGCGAGCCCGATATCTTTATCCTAGACGGCTTTGCGACGAAGGAAAATTTAGAGCTAAAAGACGGCTCAAACGTCGTATTTATCAGGCGTGGCGTGATGCCCGGGCGAGAAGTGCTAAAGGCCATGATCGCCTCCAGAAACAGCCCCGAGCTAAACTCGGCGCTAGCTAGCGGTTGCGTGGGAGTGGCGGGACTTGGCGGCCTTGGCTCAAATATCGCGCTAAGCCTAGCGCGCACGGGAGTCGCCAAGCTCGTGCTGGCCGACTTTGACGTCGTGGAGCCTAGCAACCTAAACCGCCAGCAGTACTTCGTCCGCCACATCGGTATGAAAAAGACGGACGCGCTAAAAGAGCTCATCGCCGAGGTAAATCCATTCGTCGAGGTCGTGACGCACGACGTGACGCTAGACGCGAGCAACGTAGCCGAGATCTTCGCGCCGTGCGGCGTCATCTGCGAGGCATTTGACAACGTCGCGGGTAAGGCGATGATGGTAAACGAGGCGGGCGCGAGTCTACGGGACAAAAAGATCGTCGGCGCGTCGGGCATGGCGGGGTACTTTAGCTCAAATCTCATAAAAACGGTCAAATTTGCGCGAAACGTCTATCTGTGCGGCGATCTGCAAAACGCTGCGGGCGTAGGGCAGGGGCTTATGGCCGCTCGCGTGGCGATCTGTGCAAATCACGAGGCAAACCTTGCTATTAGGCTTTTGATGGGGCTTGAGGAGGTTTAA
- the sppA gene encoding signal peptide peptidase SppA: MGFLRFIFAPIVAIFRFINTYFKAMLFLLIVFLIFFSGKGESVNPPNLTQINLSGAIMDANEALEKIEAARKDGNIKGVLLYIDSPGGALAPSVELHLAVKNLRAKKPVVAYVGGSMTSGSYYAGAGADRILANPGAFIGSIGVIMQGADASELAAKIGVSQQVVKAGEYKEAGTFVRQWSKVEREQLQELVNASYEMFVSDVAADRNLDANKSKEWANARVFLASDAAKLGLIDEVSDYYSARAELEKLSGVAEPVWEKPSVYEKAMQKFINQGTNSLISAFFEAKAR; this comes from the coding sequence ATGGGATTTTTGAGATTTATTTTTGCGCCGATTGTGGCGATTTTTAGGTTCATAAACACCTATTTTAAGGCGATGCTCTTTTTACTCATCGTATTTTTGATATTTTTTAGCGGCAAAGGCGAGAGCGTAAATCCGCCAAATCTAACACAAATCAACCTCTCAGGCGCGATCATGGACGCAAACGAGGCGCTAGAAAAGATCGAAGCCGCGCGCAAGGACGGTAACATCAAGGGCGTGCTGCTTTATATCGATAGTCCGGGCGGCGCGCTAGCGCCTAGCGTCGAGCTGCACCTCGCGGTCAAAAATCTGCGCGCCAAAAAGCCAGTGGTCGCGTATGTGGGCGGGTCGATGACGAGCGGGAGCTACTACGCAGGTGCGGGCGCGGACAGGATTTTGGCAAATCCGGGCGCGTTTATCGGATCGATCGGCGTGATAATGCAAGGCGCCGACGCTAGCGAGCTAGCAGCAAAAATCGGCGTCTCACAGCAAGTCGTAAAGGCGGGCGAGTATAAAGAGGCGGGGACCTTTGTGCGCCAGTGGAGCAAAGTCGAGCGCGAGCAGCTACAAGAGCTCGTAAACGCTAGCTACGAGATGTTCGTAAGCGACGTGGCAGCCGATAGAAATCTAGACGCGAACAAAAGCAAAGAGTGGGCAAACGCGCGGGTATTTCTCGCCAGCGATGCCGCAAAACTCGGGCTCATCGACGAGGTGAGCGATTATTATTCGGCGCGCGCCGAGCTAGAAAAGCTAAGCGGCGTGGCCGAGCCCGTCTGGGAAAAGCCGTCCGTCTACGAAAAAGCGATGCAAAAATTTATAAATCAAGGCACTAACTCGCTAATCTCGGCGTTTTTTGAAGCTAAGGCAAGGTAA
- the mqnF gene encoding aminofutalosine deaminase family hydrolase, producing the protein MIIVKPKFTMLCDENFTVLEDAAVAFDERIKAVGEAEQLRKRYDGARFFEYPDAVLAPAFINPHVHLEFSANKTSLVYGDFLEWLSSVIASRGALSQAANNAVIAAAIKTMQRSGVASFAAVSSFGGDLDACANCGGRVVFFNEILGTNEAALEQNLANFITRFEASQKRKSPLFTPAVSVHSPYSTHPDLAAAALNLARERDLVVSTHFMESRHEKNWLEGGTGGFKEWLGKFKPAARPLYTPSSFVAMFAGVRTLFTHCVWADDFSGFDRELHSLTHCAVSNRLLSKRTLNLRAALDAGVSVNIGTDGLSSNMSLNFLDELRANLLIHADFDPLELAKILLLASTKNAASALNLEVGEIKGGKLADLALYGGFADADATQLPLMLILHARGCERLFVGGAEVNLKQI; encoded by the coding sequence ATGATCATCGTTAAACCAAAATTTACAATGCTATGCGACGAAAATTTTACCGTTTTAGAGGATGCGGCGGTCGCTTTTGATGAACGTATCAAAGCCGTTGGCGAGGCCGAGCAGCTGCGAAAAAGATACGATGGCGCGCGGTTTTTTGAGTACCCGGACGCCGTTTTGGCGCCCGCTTTCATCAACCCGCACGTGCATCTGGAGTTTAGCGCAAACAAAACCAGCCTCGTTTACGGCGATTTTTTAGAGTGGCTAAGCTCGGTTATCGCCTCTCGCGGCGCGCTCTCACAGGCGGCAAACAACGCCGTCATCGCCGCTGCGATAAAAACCATGCAGCGTAGCGGCGTGGCTAGCTTCGCAGCGGTTTCTAGCTTTGGCGGAGATTTAGACGCCTGCGCGAACTGCGGCGGCAGAGTCGTGTTTTTTAACGAAATTTTAGGCACGAACGAAGCTGCGCTCGAGCAAAATTTGGCAAATTTTATCACTCGCTTTGAAGCGTCGCAAAAGCGCAAAAGTCCGCTTTTTACGCCCGCTGTTTCGGTGCACTCGCCCTACTCTACGCACCCTGATTTAGCTGCCGCGGCACTAAATTTAGCCCGCGAGCGGGACTTAGTCGTCTCAACGCATTTTATGGAAAGCCGTCACGAAAAAAACTGGCTAGAGGGCGGCACGGGCGGCTTTAAAGAGTGGCTGGGCAAATTTAAACCCGCTGCGCGCCCACTTTATACGCCAAGCTCGTTTGTGGCGATGTTTGCTGGCGTTCGCACGCTCTTTACACACTGCGTTTGGGCGGATGATTTTTCGGGCTTTGACCGCGAGCTTCACAGTCTCACACACTGCGCGGTTTCAAACAGGCTGCTTAGCAAACGCACGCTAAATTTACGCGCCGCGCTGGATGCGGGAGTGAGCGTAAACATCGGCACGGACGGGCTTAGCTCAAATATGAGCTTAAATTTCCTTGACGAACTGCGGGCAAATTTGCTCATTCATGCAGATTTTGATCCGCTAGAGCTGGCTAAAATTTTACTCTTAGCCTCGACTAAAAACGCCGCAAGCGCGCTAAATTTAGAAGTAGGCGAGATAAAAGGGGGCAAGCTAGCCGACCTCGCGCTCTACGGCGGTTTTGCAGACGCTGACGCGACGCAGCTACCGCTCATGCTCATCTTGCACGCGAGGGGCTGCGAGCGGCTATTTGTTGGCGGCGCAGAGGTAAATTTAAAGCAAATTTAG
- the aroQ gene encoding type II 3-dehydroquinate dehydratase has translation METKSKLMVIQGPNINMLGTREPDIYGSMKMEDIHAQMKLFAEQNGIEIEFFQSNFEGELVDKIQECFGEFDGIIINPAAYTHTSIAIRDAIAAVGLPVIEVHISNIHRREEFRQKSLIAPVTAGQIVGFGPVGYHLAMIAILQIFEQIKALRAAREKAE, from the coding sequence ATGGAAACAAAATCTAAACTAATGGTCATCCAAGGCCCGAATATCAACATGCTGGGCACGCGCGAGCCTGATATCTACGGCTCGATGAAGATGGAGGATATCCACGCGCAGATGAAGCTTTTTGCCGAGCAAAACGGCATCGAGATCGAGTTTTTTCAGAGCAATTTCGAGGGCGAACTCGTCGATAAAATCCAAGAGTGCTTTGGCGAATTTGACGGCATCATCATAAATCCAGCCGCCTACACGCACACCTCTATCGCAATCCGCGACGCTATCGCAGCCGTCGGCCTCCCGGTCATCGAGGTACATATCAGCAACATCCACCGCCGCGAAGAATTCCGCCAAAAAAGCCTCATAGCGCCGGTGACTGCGGGGCAGATCGTGGGCTTTGGGCCTGTGGGCTATCACCTAGCTATGATCGCTATTTTACAAATTTTCGAGCAGATAAAAGCTCTAAGAGCCGCGAGAGAAAAAGCGGAGTAA
- a CDS encoding M24 family metallopeptidase, translated as MKNFILKDENAVYHECGYSCDNAIFLSLAGRKFFLTDARYSIEARELCKDTEVIEVERNLIKDARLFLRKAGARELSYNPYDFSAGEWEALSKGLGIRFKARANFSQISRIVKSEDEIKILKRAAQLGAERFDEFAAFVRASGEGMSEEELFFNAELIFKKKGELALSFSPIVAINENAAKAHALPGKKRLRQGDLLLLDAGVKFNRYCSDRTRTACFDENFNFGKEQNFKNAKRQEIYEIVKEAQALAIAAVMPGKKAREIDAAARDFIASKGYGEAFFHSTGHGVGVDIHELPFISKRGEVVLKEGMVFSVEPGIYLPGEFGVRIEDVVVVRENGAEIL; from the coding sequence TTGAAAAATTTTATCCTAAAGGACGAAAATGCCGTTTACCACGAGTGCGGATACAGCTGCGATAACGCGATATTTTTGAGTCTTGCGGGGCGCAAATTTTTCCTCACCGATGCGCGTTATAGCATTGAAGCGCGCGAACTTTGCAAAGACACCGAAGTGATCGAGGTCGAGCGAAATTTGATAAAAGACGCACGGCTGTTTTTGCGAAAGGCGGGCGCTCGTGAGCTTAGCTACAACCCGTACGATTTTAGCGCGGGCGAGTGGGAAGCCCTAAGCAAGGGGCTTGGGATAAGATTTAAGGCGCGGGCGAATTTTTCGCAAATTTCGCGCATAGTAAAATCAGAAGACGAGATAAAAATTTTAAAACGCGCGGCGCAGCTGGGCGCCGAAAGATTTGACGAATTCGCCGCGTTCGTGCGCGCTAGCGGTGAAGGAATGAGCGAAGAGGAGCTGTTTTTTAACGCCGAGCTCATCTTTAAGAAAAAGGGCGAGCTTGCGCTTAGCTTTTCGCCTATTGTCGCTATCAACGAAAACGCCGCCAAAGCGCACGCATTGCCCGGTAAAAAGCGGCTGCGACAGGGCGATTTGCTCCTGCTTGACGCGGGGGTTAAATTTAACCGCTACTGCTCGGATAGGACGCGTACGGCGTGCTTTGACGAAAATTTTAACTTCGGCAAAGAGCAAAATTTTAAAAACGCCAAGCGGCAAGAAATTTACGAAATCGTAAAAGAGGCGCAGGCTCTTGCTATCGCGGCGGTTATGCCCGGCAAAAAGGCGCGCGAGATTGACGCGGCGGCTAGGGATTTTATCGCCTCTAAGGGCTACGGCGAGGCGTTTTTTCACAGCACGGGACACGGCGTGGGAGTCGATATTCATGAGCTTCCGTTTATCTCAAAGCGCGGAGAGGTCGTGCTAAAAGAGGGGATGGTCTTTAGCGTGGAGCCGGGGATTTACTTGCCTGGCGAGTTTGGCGTGCGCATCGAGGACGTCGTGGTCGTGCGCGAAAACGGGGCCGAAATTTTATGA
- the folK gene encoding 2-amino-4-hydroxy-6-hydroxymethyldihydropteridine diphosphokinase, with translation MRVAGARRFGKCLFFPKVFDFRPGFKNSVILGLGGNIGDVKKRFNGLYFKLSRDSRFHIVENSALLINEAFGFKEQADFTNAVMLVQTSLAARQILKITANLEKRFGRVRSFKNAPRTLDIDILYFSGRSRNDARLTLPHPGAQSRASVILPLGTMKRVSKSGVRF, from the coding sequence ATGAGGGTAGCGGGGGCGAGACGGTTTGGCAAATGCCTCTTTTTCCCGAAGGTTTTTGATTTTAGACCGGGCTTTAAAAATAGCGTTATTTTGGGGCTTGGCGGTAATATCGGCGACGTGAAAAAGCGCTTTAATGGGCTGTATTTTAAACTTAGCCGAGACAGCAGGTTTCACATCGTAGAAAACTCGGCGCTCCTCATAAACGAGGCGTTTGGGTTTAAGGAGCAGGCTGATTTTACAAATGCCGTAATGCTCGTGCAAACGAGCCTTGCCGCGAGGCAAATTTTAAAAATAACGGCAAATTTAGAAAAGCGTTTCGGACGCGTGAGAAGCTTTAAAAACGCGCCTAGGACGCTTGATATAGATATTTTGTATTTTAGCGGACGAAGTAGAAACGACGCGCGGCTAACATTGCCCCATCCCGGCGCACAAAGCAGGGCTAGCGTGATTTTGCCGCTTGGGACGATGAAGCGCGTTAGCAAAAGCGGAGTGAGATTTTAA
- the flhF gene encoding flagellar biosynthesis protein FlhF, with the protein MATKFYTFTGESSMEALKKAQAQCGERAILVTTKQIQPKTINKKPLYEILVSVEEDASEQKKNQPQKQNLKGYEEFLRAQAAKEERPQKIILDERELFEVEAQSALAAANFSQNSTNSASQNQNYKTAQNSGEDILLNISKAAKEISQIANIETMPSRQDQNYDKKIDDVARQVSMLSEKVNMIADMFWEERAGARNNLSIPPEFAGIYKDAKNSGMKEEHLEQIMKITVENMSPQMKANPTAVRRYFSSLLRKMLPCRSEEDDRKQKIMMLVGPTGVGKTTTLAKLAARFAYGDGRRVKTGIITLDTYRIGAVEQLFQYAKMMKLPILDVIEVEDFKNALKQLNHCEVILIDTTGSSQYDKEKLSRLEKFIKSTDAHIDVHLVLSAGAKIEDMLEIYNGFSFLDIDTLIVTKFDETKIFGNVFSLVYETNKPVSFFSVGQEVPDDILVAKSEFLVSCVLEGFSKEHNE; encoded by the coding sequence TTGGCGACGAAGTTTTATACGTTTACCGGCGAGAGCAGTATGGAGGCGCTCAAAAAGGCGCAGGCTCAGTGCGGTGAGAGGGCGATCTTGGTAACGACGAAGCAAATTCAGCCAAAGACGATAAATAAAAAGCCTCTTTATGAAATTTTAGTTAGCGTCGAAGAGGACGCGAGCGAGCAGAAAAAAAATCAACCTCAAAAGCAAAATTTAAAAGGCTACGAGGAGTTTTTGCGCGCTCAGGCAGCAAAAGAGGAAAGACCGCAAAAGATCATTTTAGACGAGCGCGAGCTTTTTGAAGTCGAAGCTCAAAGCGCTTTAGCTGCGGCAAATTTTAGCCAAAACTCCACGAACTCAGCCTCGCAAAATCAAAACTACAAAACCGCTCAAAACAGCGGCGAGGACATACTCCTAAACATCTCAAAAGCCGCAAAAGAGATAAGCCAAATAGCAAATATCGAAACTATGCCTAGTCGCCAAGATCAAAACTACGATAAAAAGATAGACGACGTCGCAAGGCAGGTAAGTATGCTAAGCGAAAAAGTAAATATGATAGCCGATATGTTCTGGGAGGAGAGAGCGGGCGCTAGAAACAACCTAAGCATACCGCCCGAGTTTGCCGGCATCTATAAGGACGCCAAAAATAGCGGCATGAAAGAGGAGCACCTAGAGCAGATAATGAAAATAACCGTGGAAAATATGTCGCCCCAGATGAAGGCTAATCCTACTGCGGTTAGGAGATATTTTAGTTCGTTACTTAGAAAGATGCTGCCGTGCAGAAGCGAAGAGGATGATAGAAAACAAAAGATAATGATGCTAGTTGGACCGACCGGAGTTGGTAAAACCACGACTCTTGCTAAACTTGCTGCAAGATTTGCTTACGGAGACGGTAGGCGAGTAAAAACAGGCATTATCACGCTTGATACCTACCGTATCGGGGCGGTCGAGCAGCTGTTTCAATACGCAAAGATGATGAAGCTACCGATCCTTGACGTTATCGAGGTTGAGGACTTTAAAAACGCACTAAAGCAGCTAAATCACTGCGAAGTGATCCTAATAGATACCACGGGCAGCTCGCAGTACGATAAAGAAAAGCTATCAAGACTAGAAAAGTTTATAAAAAGTACGGATGCGCATATAGACGTGCATCTGGTGCTATCGGCCGGGGCAAAGATCGAAGATATGCTTGAGATTTACAACGGTTTTAGCTTTCTTGACATCGATACGCTGATTGTCACTAAATTTGACGAGACGAAGATTTTCGGAAATGTATTTTCGCTAGTTTACGAGACGAACAAGCCGGTTAGTTTTTTCTCCGTCGGACAGGAAGTGCCAGACGATATCTTGGTGGCAAAGAGCGAATTTTTAGTAAGCTGCGTATTAGAGGGATTTAGTAAGGAACATAATGAATAA
- a CDS encoding MinD/ParA family protein, with product MNNQAEKLKGIVAAQAKAKTTYFIAVTSGKGGVGKSTISANLANVLAKSGYRVALFDADIGLANLDVILNVRVNKNLLHVLKGECSLKDILIEIKPNLTLIPGESGEEILKFNNQFLCEQFFAESANLDGLDFIIIDTGAGIGGNTRLFLEAADEVVVVTMPDPAAITDAYAVIKITSKDKDNLLMVFNMVKNEKEAMRIFEHIQKVAKANIENPLNLEFLGAISEDKNVSRSIKQRTLFTDDSEFCLPSLELNQIAQRLISRLEQKVLKDGQVNSFSAFFRRMIEQF from the coding sequence ATGAATAATCAGGCTGAGAAACTAAAAGGCATAGTGGCTGCCCAAGCCAAGGCAAAAACTACGTATTTTATCGCCGTAACCAGCGGAAAGGGCGGAGTCGGCAAAAGCACTATAAGCGCAAATTTGGCTAACGTCTTGGCCAAAAGCGGGTATAGAGTCGCTCTTTTTGACGCGGATATCGGGCTAGCGAATTTAGACGTTATATTAAACGTACGCGTTAATAAAAATTTGCTCCACGTACTAAAAGGCGAATGTTCCTTAAAAGATATTTTGATCGAGATAAAGCCGAATTTGACATTGATTCCTGGCGAAAGCGGTGAGGAAATACTAAAATTTAACAATCAATTTTTATGCGAGCAGTTTTTTGCCGAATCGGCGAACCTTGACGGGCTTGATTTTATCATCATCGATACGGGCGCTGGTATAGGCGGAAACACGCGGTTATTTTTAGAGGCTGCCGATGAGGTCGTGGTGGTTACTATGCCCGATCCTGCCGCGATAACTGATGCCTATGCCGTTATAAAAATCACATCAAAAGACAAAGACAATCTTTTGATGGTTTTTAATATGGTAAAAAACGAAAAAGAGGCGATGAGGATATTTGAGCATATCCAAAAAGTAGCCAAGGCAAATATCGAAAATCCGCTAAATTTGGAGTTTTTGGGAGCTATTAGCGAGGATAAAAACGTCTCTCGTAGTATAAAACAGCGCACGCTATTTACCGACGATAGCGAATTTTGTCTGCCGAGCTTGGAGTTAAATCAGATAGCTCAAAGGCTTATTTCAAGATTGGAACAAAAAGTGCTTAAAGATGGTCAAGTCAATAGCTTTAGCGCCTTTTTTAGGCGTATGATAGAGCAATTTTAA
- a CDS encoding RNA polymerase sigma factor FliA: MQKPHNPYASNLKKEQDEVVLAYTPALRAMAFRLKERLPAHIDVGDLIGAGLEEMVKLSRKYDKEQNDSFWGYAQKRVYGAMLDFLRGLDVVSRSDRTLVKSIEALVNEYFNKFECEPDDAYIAGKLGIDVEKVSEARNVSAVVAVLNIDDQMELMSEENTLERVEKEDLIEKITQILNEFEERDQLIVQLYYYEELSLKEISEILQITESRISQIHKRLMEKIRKKLEGK, from the coding sequence ATGCAAAAGCCGCATAATCCTTATGCCTCAAATTTGAAAAAGGAACAAGACGAGGTCGTGCTAGCCTACACGCCCGCTCTTCGTGCGATGGCTTTCAGGCTAAAGGAGCGCTTGCCCGCTCATATTGACGTTGGCGACCTGATCGGCGCCGGGCTGGAGGAGATGGTAAAGCTCTCTAGAAAATACGACAAAGAGCAAAACGACTCGTTTTGGGGCTACGCGCAAAAGCGAGTTTACGGCGCGATGCTTGATTTTTTACGCGGGCTTGACGTGGTTAGTCGCTCGGACCGAACTTTGGTAAAGTCTATCGAAGCTTTGGTAAATGAGTATTTTAATAAATTTGAGTGCGAACCCGACGATGCGTATATCGCAGGAAAGCTAGGTATCGACGTAGAAAAAGTAAGCGAAGCAAGGAACGTGAGCGCCGTCGTCGCCGTCTTAAACATCGACGATCAAATGGAGCTAATGAGCGAGGAGAATACGCTAGAACGGGTCGAAAAAGAGGATTTGATAGAAAAGATAACTCAAATTTTAAACGAATTTGAGGAGCGCGATCAGCTCATCGTACAGCTTTATTATTACGAAGAGCTGAGCTTAAAAGAGATCAGCGAAATTTTGCAAATAACCGAAAGCAGAATCTCGCAGATCCATAAGCGCTTGATGGAAAAAATAAGAAAAAAGCTTGAGGGTAAATAA
- the fliM gene encoding flagellar motor switch protein FliM, whose amino-acid sequence MADILSQEEIDALLEVVDDDDASESIGEKSKKEEQQQVIIYDFKRPNRVSKEQLRAIKGIHDKLARNLASQISSVMRSIVEIRLHSVDQMTYGEFLMSLPSPTSFNVFSIKPLDGNCVLEINPSIAFPMIDRLLGGNGEGFETSRELTDIEVNLLDAILRMMMQRLKESWSMITDMYPNVEAKESSPNVVQIVSQNEIVIMVVMEIIVGNSSGMINICYPVIYLEPILSRLANRDIMLGETSAKKSRNKELKTLIGRAEVLYEAILGKSIVSVNEFLNLKEGDILRLDRSANDKAIVTIDKKEVFLAEVGLHRFRKSIRIEELIRSDKDEIKNILEQYEEERRSKLMSTEHEDEYYDDDDILGEDENNE is encoded by the coding sequence ATGGCGGACATTTTAAGTCAAGAAGAGATAGACGCGCTACTAGAAGTCGTGGACGACGACGATGCTAGCGAATCTATCGGCGAAAAATCAAAAAAAGAAGAACAGCAGCAGGTAATAATTTACGATTTTAAACGCCCAAACCGCGTGAGTAAAGAGCAGCTGCGCGCGATAAAGGGCATACACGACAAGCTTGCGAGAAATTTGGCTTCTCAAATTTCAAGCGTTATGAGAAGTATCGTGGAGATCCGTCTGCACAGCGTCGATCAGATGACGTACGGCGAGTTTTTGATGAGTTTGCCAAGTCCCACTAGCTTTAACGTCTTTTCGATCAAACCGCTTGACGGCAACTGCGTTTTGGAGATAAACCCGAGCATCGCGTTTCCGATGATAGATCGCTTGCTAGGCGGTAACGGCGAGGGCTTTGAGACTAGCAGGGAGCTAACCGATATCGAGGTAAATTTACTCGATGCGATCCTGAGGATGATGATGCAGCGCCTAAAAGAGAGCTGGTCGATGATCACCGATATGTATCCAAACGTCGAGGCAAAAGAAAGTAGCCCAAACGTCGTGCAAATCGTAAGCCAAAACGAGATCGTGATAATGGTCGTCATGGAGATCATTGTAGGCAACTCAAGCGGCATGATAAATATCTGCTATCCGGTTATCTACCTTGAACCGATCTTAAGCCGCCTAGCCAACCGCGATATAATGCTTGGCGAAACGAGCGCGAAAAAGAGCCGAAACAAAGAGTTAAAAACGCTAATAGGACGCGCCGAGGTGCTATATGAGGCGATACTGGGCAAAAGTATCGTTAGCGTAAACGAGTTTTTAAATTTAAAAGAGGGCGACATACTGCGTCTTGACCGCTCGGCAAACGACAAAGCTATAGTTACGATCGATAAAAAAGAGGTATTTTTAGCCGAAGTCGGGCTGCATAGATTTAGAAAATCTATCCGTATAGAAGAGCTAATCAGAAGCGACAAAGACGAGATCAAAAACATCCTCGAGCAGTATGAGGAAGAACGCAGGTCAAAACTAATGAGCACTGAGCATGAGGACGAATACTACGATGATGATGATATATTAGGCGAGGATGAAAACAATGAATGA
- the fliY gene encoding flagellar motor switch protein FliY, with amino-acid sequence MNDFFKIFVNEVKATIEGLTGRTPEIGERNEYDAPKQEGIKPPLAVANIAVSGDTTAKMILVATPVLMSAIGEWMLGEEEISRNENLSEDELDAAKEVFSNIMGAFSTSLGAQKGMPKLNFEVAKVNFLDESANFDLNAFEKIYVYSIKIGDVSEQIAVVLDFALVKFLNKDHKEPAQQATPAKGDLSIEEMRNIGLIMDVRLPLHVRIGSKRMLLKDVLTMDIGSVIELNQLANDPLEILISDKVVALGEVVIVDGNFGIQITQIGTKKERLEQLR; translated from the coding sequence ATGAATGATTTTTTTAAAATTTTCGTAAACGAGGTAAAGGCTACAATTGAAGGGCTAACGGGTAGGACGCCTGAAATAGGCGAGAGAAACGAATACGACGCACCCAAACAAGAAGGCATAAAGCCGCCTCTAGCCGTTGCAAACATAGCCGTTAGCGGCGATACGACCGCAAAAATGATACTAGTAGCCACGCCGGTGCTAATGAGCGCGATCGGGGAGTGGATGCTCGGAGAAGAAGAGATCTCGCGCAACGAAAATTTAAGCGAGGACGAGCTAGACGCCGCAAAAGAGGTGTTTTCAAATATTATGGGTGCGTTTTCCACGAGCCTTGGCGCGCAAAAAGGCATGCCGAAGCTAAATTTCGAAGTCGCAAAGGTAAATTTCCTCGACGAGAGCGCAAATTTTGATTTGAACGCATTTGAAAAAATATACGTCTATTCCATTAAAATCGGAGACGTCAGTGAGCAAATCGCCGTCGTGCTTGACTTTGCATTGGTGAAATTTTTAAATAAAGATCACAAAGAACCGGCCCAGCAAGCAACTCCTGCAAAAGGCGATTTAAGCATCGAGGAAATGCGAAATATCGGGCTCATAATGGATGTACGCCTGCCGCTTCACGTGCGTATCGGCTCAAAAAGAATGCTGCTAAAAGACGTGCTCACGATGGACATAGGTTCTGTCATTGAGCTAAATCAGCTAGCAAACGATCCGCTTGAGATCTTGATCAGCGACAAGGTCGTAGCTCTAGGCGAGGTCGTCATCGTAGACGGCAACTTCGGCATCCAGATCACTCAGATCGGCACGAAAAAAGAGCGCTTAGAACAGCTTAGATAA
- a CDS encoding TIGR00730 family Rossman fold protein, with amino-acid sequence MDEILNDLVKFRDFATYKNPSVTFFGSARFDENSKYCKMAFNLAKELADGGFAVVSGGGPGVMEAANKGAYESGKSPSIGLNVVLPFEQVTNKYATSNFVFSNLSARKFALIERSSAFLVFPGGFGTLDELFEILVLAQIGAKKAKIFLIGSEFWSKLDDFIKTTLIREKAVSEEDLLLYTISDDLDAVRDEILGILD; translated from the coding sequence ATGGATGAAATTTTAAACGATCTGGTCAAATTTAGGGATTTTGCGACTTATAAAAATCCTAGCGTTACGTTTTTCGGCTCGGCTAGATTTGACGAAAATAGTAAATACTGTAAAATGGCTTTTAACCTAGCAAAAGAGCTTGCCGACGGCGGTTTTGCCGTCGTTAGCGGCGGCGGGCCTGGCGTGATGGAGGCCGCGAACAAAGGAGCGTACGAGAGCGGCAAAAGTCCGTCAATAGGTCTAAATGTCGTGCTTCCGTTTGAACAAGTGACGAATAAATACGCCACGAGCAACTTTGTTTTCTCAAATTTATCCGCTCGCAAATTTGCCCTCATCGAGCGCTCGAGTGCGTTTTTGGTGTTTCCTGGCGGCTTTGGGACGCTTGATGAGCTGTTTGAGATACTAGTACTCGCGCAAATCGGCGCCAAAAAAGCTAAAATTTTCCTCATCGGCAGCGAGTTTTGGAGTAAGCTTGATGATTTCATCAAAACTACGCTGATACGCGAAAAAGCCGTCAGCGAGGAGGATCTTTTGCTTTATACGATCAGCGATGATCTAGACGCCGTGCGGGACGAGATTTTGGGGATTTTGGACTGA